In Nicotiana tabacum cultivar K326 chromosome 19, ASM71507v2, whole genome shotgun sequence, one DNA window encodes the following:
- the LOC107824622 gene encoding serine/threonine-protein phosphatase 7 long form homolog, whose amino-acid sequence MWEFIRDHPLHPRIVRRLQDTGFYRIIEIGRLQFDWVLITAMIERWQPETHTFYVPIREATITLEDVEVLFGLSVDGLHIAYMHALRDYRGLHYLHMLQRIAGFQPADETALSEASRLQLTPVRQHLEAMDAEITDDSPPEVIDRHTRLLLLLMFGGILFPNTSENLVILRFLHHLERLDDLPGYS is encoded by the coding sequence ATGTGGGAGTTCATTAGGGACCACCCATTGCATCCCCGTATAGTTAGACGCCTTCAGGATACGGGTTTCTATAGGATCATAGAGATCGGCCGGTTGCAGTTCGACTGGGTGTTGATCACGGCTATGATAGAGCGGTGGCAACCGGAGACGCACACGTTTTATGTACCCATCCGTGAGGCTACCATCACGCTTGAGGACGTGGAGGTTCTCTTCGGGCTGTCGGTTGATGGATTACATATAGCTTACATGCATGCTCTTAGAGACTATAGAGGATTGCATTACCTCCATATGTTGCAGCGAATCGCCGGTTTCCAGCCAGCGGATGAGACTGCATTGAGTGAGGCCAGTCGTTTGCAGCTAACGCCTGTCCGACAGCATCTGGAGGCGATGGATGCGGAGATTACGGATGATTCACCGCCAGAGGTTATCGACCGGCACACGAGATTATTGTTGCTGCTGATGTTTGGTGGTatattgttcccgaacacttcggaaAACCTAGTCATCTTGAGATTTCTACATCATCTTGAGCGGTTAGATGATTTACCTGGTTACAGCTAG